Proteins co-encoded in one Setaria viridis chromosome 9, Setaria_viridis_v4.0, whole genome shotgun sequence genomic window:
- the LOC117836996 gene encoding cupincin, whose protein sequence is MGAMKRSPLVLLLLLSLLCSSLALASYSYGDAGGEGRSGSGRPYHFGEERFRQWAQSRQGRFRVLERFTHELLEDAVGNYRVAELEAAPRAFLQPSHYDADEVMFVKEGEGVVALLARGKRESFCVKEGDVLVIPAGAVVYSANTHGSKWFRVVMLLNPVSTKGRFEEFFPIGGESPESFFSVFSDDVLQAAFNTRREEWEQVFEKQSKGEITTASEEQIRELSRSCSRAGRSHGGGESMWDIKLCSLTSKRPLHSNNHGRHYEITGDDCPQLRALDIEVGLTNLSRGSMTAPSYSTHADKLFVVLDGSGYFEMACPHLSSGRSSSPRRERGHGSREWGREEEEEAEQEGGQKSRGYKQVKSRIREGSVIVIPAGHPMTLVAGEDNNLAVLYFSVNARHDEKVFLVGSNGLLRQMDEAAKALAFGAEKEKVDRVIGAQSDAVFLRGPNSRRVSSA, encoded by the exons atgGGCGCCATGAAGAGATCGCCGCTggtgctcctgctcctgctctccCTGCTGTGCTCCTCGCTCGCGCTCGCGTCGTACTCGTacggggacgccggcggcgaagggcgCTCCGGCTCCGGGCGGCCGTACCACTTCGGCGAGGAGAGGTTCCGGCAGTGGGCGCAGTCCCGGCAGGGGCGGTTCCGGGTGCTGGAGCGGTTCACGCACGAGCTGCTCGAGGACGCCGTCGGCAACTACCGCGTCGCCGAGCTggaggccgcgccgcgcgcgttcCTGCAGCCCAGCCACTACGACGCCGACGAGGTCATGTTCGTCAAGGAGGGCGAGGGCGTCGTCGCGCTGCTCGCCAGGGGGAAGAGGGAGTCCTTCTGCGTCAAGGAGGGCGACGTCCTCGtcatccccgccggcgccgtcgtctaCTCGGCCAACACGCACGGCTCCAAGTGGTTCCGCGTCGTCATGCTCCTCAACCCCGTCTCCACCAAGGGACGCTTCGAG GAATTCTTCCCCATCGGAGGCGAGAGCCCGGAGTCGTTCTTCAGCGTCTTCAGCGACGACGTTCTCCAGGCCGCGTTCAAC ACTCGCCGTGAGGAGTGGGAGCAAGTGTTCGAGAAGCAGAGCAAGGGCGAGATCACGACGGCGTCCGAGGAGCAGATACGGGAGCTCAGCAGGTCCTGCTCGCGCGCCGGCCgcagccacggcggcggcgagtccATGTGGGACATCAAGCTGTGCAGCCTCACGAGCAAGAGGCCGCTCCACTCCAACAACCACGGCAGGCACTACGAGATCACCGGCGACGACTGCCCGCAGCTCCGGGCGCTCGACATCGAAGTCGGCCTGACAAACCTCTCCCGC GGCTCTATGACAGCGCCGAGCTACAGCACCCATGCCGACAAGTTATTCGTCGTCCTGGATGGCAGCGGCTACTTCGAGATGGCGTGCCCGCACCTGTCCAGCGGCCGGTCATCGTCGCCGCGCCGGGAGCGTGGGCACGGCAGCAGGGAGTGGggcagagaggaggaggaagaggccgagCAAGAAGGCGGGCAGAAGTCGAGGGGCTACAAGCAGGTGAAGTCCCGCATCAGGGAGGGCTCCGTGATCGTGATCCCGGCGGGGCACCCGATgacgctcgtcgccggcgaggacaACAACCTCGCCGTCCTCTACTTCAGCGTCAACGCCAGGCACGACGAGAAGGTGTTCCTGGTGGGCAGCAACGGCCTGCTGCGGCAGATGGACGAGGCGGCCAAGGCACTGGCGTTCGGGGCGGAGAAGGAGAAGGTGGACCGCGTCATCGGGGCGCAGAGCGACGCCGTGTTCCTGCGCGGGCCCAACAGCCGCAGGGTCTCGTCCGCGTGA